A region of the Massilia sp. erpn genome:
CATGGAGCGCTAGCGTCAATCAAGCGAAAACTTGCCAATAAACTAAATCAATAGCAAACATACAACGTTACAAATAAAATATTGATCAAGTGAAAAATGGAGAGTATCCGCCCCGGAAAGCTGGTGTAGAAACACAGCTGGGCTGCATCCGAAAGCAGCGGGAACGAGGAGAGAAATGCAGCGAGAAATCTGGCGCCGTCTGCGCCGCAACTTGCGCACGTTAAGCCTTGGCGGACTGCTGGCCGCCGGCAGCGCCATGCCTGCGTTGCTGGCTGGCGAGAACGGCACGCATCCAAGTGGCCTGCCGCCGCTATCCGCGGCAAGCTCCGACAATCCGGCCCGCATCGCGCTCGGCAAGACCCTGTTCTACGACAAGCGCCTGAGCGGTAATGGGCAGATCAGTTGCGCCAGTTGCCATCAGCCCGAGCGCGCCTTCAGCGATGGCGAGGCGCTGGCCAAGGGCATCGGCGGCAGGAGCGGCACGCGCAACGCGCCGAGCATTCTGAACGCCGCCTATAACGCCAGCCAGTTTTGGGAAGGACGCCAGCCCACCCTGGAAGCGCAGGCGCTTGATCCCTTCACCAACACGCGCGAACACGGGCTGGCCAGCGAGGATGCACTGCTGGCCATCGTGCGCGCCGATCCGGCCTATCTGAGCCAGTTCCGCCTGGCCTTCGGCGCCGCGCCACAGTCCATTACCGCCAGCCAGGTCGCACAGGCCATCGCCAGTTTTGAGCGCACCCTGATCGCCGGGAATTCGCCTTTCGACCGCTACTACTACCGCGGCGAACAGGCCGCGCTGAACCCTTCGGCGCGGCGCGGCCTGGCCCTGTTCCAGGGCGCGGCCAAATGCGCCAGTTGCCATCGCATCGAGCGCGATAGTGCCCTGTTCAGCGACGACGATTTCCATAGCCTGAGCGTGGGCCTGCAGCGCATCGCACCGCAGCTGCCGGCGCTGACCACGCGCCTGGTGCGCCTGCGCGCCCAAGCCGAAAAACTGGGCGACCATGTACTGAGCGAGGAGGATGTGGCGGAGCTGGGCCGTTTTGCGCTGACGCTGAAACCGGCCGACATCGGCAAGTTCCGCACGCCCAGCCTGCGCAACGTGGCCCTGACCGCGCCGTATATGCACGACGGCAGTGTCGCCACGCTGGAAGAGGCGGTCGAACTGGAGATTTACTACCGCAGTGCGGAAGCCGGCTATCCCCTGATCCTGACCCCTGCCGAGAAACAGGACCTGGTGGCATTCCTCAAGGCCTTGAACAGTCCCGAGGCCAGCCAGCCGCCCGCGCACTGGCGTTAAGCGGCAGGTTTATGCCGCCAGCGCGGCGGCCGGGCCGAAGAACTCGTAATGCGTCTGGTTTTCCGGCACGCCCAGCTCGCGCAGCGACTTCTTCACCACCTGCATGAATGGCAACGGACCGAGGAAGTAG
Encoded here:
- a CDS encoding cytochrome-c peroxidase, producing MQREIWRRLRRNLRTLSLGGLLAAGSAMPALLAGENGTHPSGLPPLSAASSDNPARIALGKTLFYDKRLSGNGQISCASCHQPERAFSDGEALAKGIGGRSGTRNAPSILNAAYNASQFWEGRQPTLEAQALDPFTNTREHGLASEDALLAIVRADPAYLSQFRLAFGAAPQSITASQVAQAIASFERTLIAGNSPFDRYYYRGEQAALNPSARRGLALFQGAAKCASCHRIERDSALFSDDDFHSLSVGLQRIAPQLPALTTRLVRLRAQAEKLGDHVLSEEDVAELGRFALTLKPADIGKFRTPSLRNVALTAPYMHDGSVATLEEAVELEIYYRSAEAGYPLILTPAEKQDLVAFLKALNSPEASQPPAHWR